The following are encoded together in the Serratia odorifera genome:
- the pbpG gene encoding D-alanyl-D-alanine endopeptidase has translation MSLLNALFRRPLVLFALFSQLWLIGAAHASAPQALHSRAVLVVNANNGKTLYQKQANRRMPIASLSKLMTAMVVLDNKRPMGNRVKVTAADRDLLKNTHSRLTVGSTLSRRDMLHIALMSSENRAAAALSRYYPGGRRAFVAKMNQKARALGMAHTRFYDPTGLTPRNVSTARDLLKMVNNAYRYQSIRHFSTDKQQIVRPGRGQLVYRSSNGLINNPSWKIQLQKTGFTNEAGHCLIMRTVIKGQPVIMILLGSQQRYGHYSDAIRLKQWLAS, from the coding sequence ATGTCATTGTTGAACGCCCTTTTTCGTCGCCCATTGGTTCTCTTCGCCCTCTTCAGCCAGCTGTGGCTGATTGGCGCTGCCCACGCCTCTGCCCCACAGGCACTGCATTCACGTGCCGTTTTGGTGGTTAATGCCAACAATGGCAAAACGCTATACCAGAAGCAGGCCAACCGTCGTATGCCGATCGCCTCGTTAAGCAAACTGATGACCGCAATGGTGGTGCTGGACAACAAACGCCCGATGGGCAACCGAGTGAAAGTCACCGCCGCAGACCGCGATTTATTGAAGAACACCCATTCGCGGCTAACGGTGGGTTCCACGCTCAGCCGCCGTGATATGCTGCACATCGCCCTGATGTCGTCGGAAAACCGCGCCGCCGCGGCGCTGAGCCGTTATTACCCCGGTGGCCGCAGGGCGTTTGTCGCCAAGATGAATCAGAAAGCCCGCGCCCTCGGCATGGCGCACACCCGCTTTTACGATCCGACCGGTTTAACACCGCGCAATGTTTCGACCGCGCGCGATCTGCTGAAAATGGTCAACAATGCCTACCGCTATCAGAGCATTCGACACTTCAGCACCGACAAACAGCAGATCGTACGTCCCGGCCGCGGGCAGTTGGTTTACCGCAGTTCCAACGGTTTGATCAATAACCCAAGCTGGAAAATCCAGTTGCAAAAAACCGGCTTTACCAATGAAGCCGGCCATTGTCTGATAATGAGAACGGTGATCAAAGGCCAGCCGGTGATCATGATCCTGCTCGGTTCGCAACAGCGCTACGGTCACTATAGTGACGCCATTCGTCTGAAACAGTGGCTGGCATCTTGA
- a CDS encoding glutamine amidotransferase, translating into MKKAVAIRHVHFENLGILGNLLSLRGYQIDYYDAGRDNLQAIDNETTDLLVILGGPVSGASHFAGQHDHDFLNHELTLASQRLQQRRPTLGVCLGAQVMAKALGAEVVSLGIKEIGYAPLSLASGEDNLLAPLADTPVLHWHGDMFMIPEGAQCLASTAACRHQAFSYQDFALGLQFHLEADRHDLERWLIGHACELDLAGIAPQHIRDQATQYGVELERRAQQVFTRWLDIIEKRK; encoded by the coding sequence ATGAAAAAAGCCGTTGCTATTCGCCATGTCCATTTTGAAAATCTCGGTATCCTTGGCAATCTGCTTTCGCTGCGTGGGTATCAGATCGACTATTACGACGCCGGGCGCGACAATCTGCAGGCCATCGACAATGAAACCACCGATCTGCTGGTGATCCTCGGCGGGCCCGTTAGCGGCGCCAGCCACTTTGCCGGCCAGCACGATCATGATTTTCTTAATCATGAACTGACGCTGGCCAGCCAACGTTTGCAACAACGGCGGCCGACGCTGGGCGTATGCCTTGGCGCTCAGGTCATGGCCAAGGCGCTGGGCGCAGAGGTGGTGTCGTTGGGTATTAAAGAAATTGGCTATGCCCCACTGTCGCTGGCCAGCGGCGAAGATAACCTGCTGGCACCGCTGGCTGACACGCCGGTGCTGCATTGGCACGGCGATATGTTTATGATCCCTGAGGGGGCGCAATGCCTGGCAAGCACCGCGGCGTGTCGCCACCAGGCATTCAGCTATCAGGATTTCGCGCTTGGTTTACAATTCCATCTGGAAGCTGACCGCCACGATCTGGAGCGCTGGCTGATCGGCCACGCCTGTGAACTGGATCTTGCCGGTATCGCGCCGCAGCATATTCGCGATCAGGCCACACAATACGGTGTCGAACTCGAACGGCGCGCCCAACAGGTATTTACCCGTTGGTTGGATATCATAGAAAAAAGGAAATAA
- a CDS encoding aminotransferase class I/II-fold pyridoxal phosphate-dependent enzyme, protein MSLLYAKGSNAVQIAEQIAGYIKSGALQAGDLLPPVRQLAQQLGVNPNTVASGYGKLRDAGLVATRGRAGTVVLEQPLQAVRQAMAVPPGMQDLASGNLDPALLPTLTLSTQEVFPQRQGYDMQGDSPALLQIAGEWIERQGMKADDLAVFSGALDAIEKALRCHAPPGASVWIEDPCWPPLLTLLRHLRLKPLPLPLDEQGCCLPGSAAERGCAVILTPRAQNPTGIAFSAARAAEWRAFLARQPDCLAIVDDFWGPLSQQPLHLPFDGQDGLYIHSVSKYLGPDLRIALACGNVTLLQAMRADQYIRERWVSHILQQIAAKLWRQVQVQGVLARAQGEYQRRRDRLTSLLQQRCGLRLPQGEGLHLWLPVRSEAIASQIMAQRGWLVQSGEPFRLKSSPAIRVSLANVTERQLDTLAQDLCAAVNAQAQVN, encoded by the coding sequence ATGAGCTTATTGTATGCAAAAGGCAGCAACGCTGTCCAGATAGCCGAGCAGATTGCCGGGTACATCAAATCCGGGGCGTTGCAAGCGGGGGATTTGCTGCCGCCGGTACGCCAACTGGCGCAACAGCTGGGCGTAAACCCCAATACCGTCGCCAGCGGCTATGGCAAACTGCGTGATGCCGGGCTGGTAGCCACCCGCGGACGTGCCGGAACGGTGGTGCTGGAACAGCCGTTGCAGGCAGTGCGTCAGGCGATGGCGGTGCCGCCGGGCATGCAGGATCTGGCCAGCGGCAATCTGGACCCCGCCTTGCTGCCGACGCTGACGCTGTCAACGCAAGAGGTTTTCCCACAGCGGCAGGGATATGACATGCAGGGGGACTCTCCGGCGTTGCTGCAAATAGCCGGGGAATGGATTGAACGGCAAGGAATGAAGGCCGACGATTTGGCGGTGTTTTCCGGCGCGCTGGATGCAATCGAAAAAGCGTTGCGCTGTCATGCTCCACCCGGTGCGTCGGTATGGATCGAGGATCCGTGTTGGCCACCGTTACTGACGCTGTTGCGTCATCTGCGTTTGAAACCCTTGCCACTGCCGCTCGACGAACAGGGCTGTTGCCTGCCGGGATCCGCAGCGGAACGCGGTTGCGCGGTGATCTTGACGCCGCGGGCGCAAAATCCCACCGGCATTGCATTCAGTGCGGCACGAGCCGCCGAATGGCGGGCGTTTCTGGCGCGGCAACCGGATTGCCTGGCGATCGTCGACGACTTTTGGGGCCCATTGTCGCAACAGCCGCTCCACCTGCCGTTTGACGGCCAGGACGGACTGTATATTCACTCGGTGAGCAAGTATCTCGGCCCGGATCTGCGCATTGCGCTGGCCTGTGGCAATGTGACGCTGTTGCAGGCGATGCGTGCCGATCAGTACATTCGCGAGCGTTGGGTGAGTCATATCTTGCAGCAAATCGCCGCCAAATTGTGGCGGCAGGTGCAGGTGCAGGGCGTACTGGCGCGCGCCCAGGGTGAATACCAACGGCGGCGCGACCGGCTGACGTCCCTGTTGCAGCAACGCTGTGGCCTACGCCTGCCGCAGGGAGAAGGGCTGCACCTGTGGCTGCCGGTGCGTTCCGAGGCTATCGCCAGCCAGATCATGGCACAGCGTGGCTGGCTGGTACAAAGCGGCGAGCCGTTCCGCTTGAAAAGCAGCCCGGCTATCCGCGTTAGCCTGGCTAACGTGACAGAGCGACAACTGGATACGCTGGCGCAGGATCTGTGCGCTGCCGTCAATGCCCAGGCTCAGGTCAATTGA
- the uspE gene encoding universal stress protein UspE, which yields MAKYQNLLVAIDPNQDDQPALRRAVYLVKRNGGRIKAFLPIYDFSYEMTTLLSPDERTAMRQGVISQRAAWINEQCRFYLEEGIPIEVKVVWHNRPFEAIIQEVLSGQHDLLLKMAHQHDRLESVIFTPTDWHLLRKCPCPVWMVKDQPWPEGGKAVVAVNLSSEEPYHDPLNLKLVQETVELAQNVNQTEVHLVGAYPVTPINIAIELPDFDPSVYNDAIRGQHLIAMKALRQKFGINEEFTHVEKGLPEEVIPDLAEHLQAGVVVLGTLGRTGISAAFIGNTAEHVIDHLKCDLLVIKPADFNCPIEADEDDEHDDED from the coding sequence ATGGCGAAGTATCAGAATCTTCTGGTGGCTATTGACCCCAACCAGGATGACCAGCCGGCGTTGCGCCGCGCGGTGTATCTGGTGAAGCGGAATGGCGGGCGGATTAAAGCCTTCCTGCCAATCTATGATTTCTCTTACGAAATGACCACCCTGCTTTCCCCGGATGAACGAACGGCGATGCGGCAAGGCGTCATTAGCCAACGTGCCGCGTGGATAAATGAGCAATGCCGCTTCTATCTCGAAGAAGGCATTCCTATTGAAGTCAAAGTGGTGTGGCATAACCGGCCGTTTGAAGCCATTATTCAGGAAGTGTTAAGCGGGCAACATGATTTGCTGCTGAAAATGGCACACCAGCACGATCGGCTGGAGTCGGTGATTTTTACCCCGACCGATTGGCATCTGCTGCGCAAATGTCCGTGCCCGGTGTGGATGGTGAAAGACCAGCCCTGGCCGGAGGGCGGTAAAGCGGTGGTGGCGGTTAACCTGTCGAGTGAAGAACCCTACCACGACCCACTTAATCTCAAATTGGTACAGGAAACGGTCGAACTGGCGCAAAACGTCAACCAAACCGAGGTTCATCTGGTCGGCGCCTACCCGGTCACTCCCATCAATATCGCAATCGAACTGCCAGACTTTGATCCCAGCGTCTATAACGACGCCATTCGCGGTCAACATCTGATCGCCATGAAAGCCCTCAGACAGAAATTCGGCATCAACGAAGAATTTACCCACGTAGAAAAAGGCCTGCCGGAAGAGGTTATCCCGGACCTGGCCGAGCATCTGCAAGCCGGCGTGGTGGTGTTGGGTACCCTTGGGCGCACCGGTATTTCCGCCGCCTTTATCGGCAATACGGCTGAACATGTGATCGACCATCTGAAATGTGATTTACTGGTGATCAAACCGGCGGACTTCAACTGCCCCATCGAGGCCGATGAAGACGACGAGCACGATGATGAAGACTGA
- a CDS encoding N-formylglutamate amidohydrolase, giving the protein MTQPCFPNILSADEPPPAAIVNQQGTSPFLLLCDHACNSLPHSLGDLGLPPGEIERHIGWDIGALGVSTHLSAALDATLVHQRYSRLVIDCNRSPAVESSIPQISELTPVPGNMRLDPMASLARQQAFFFPYHQAIEQVIESRLARQQPTIVIAMHSFTPVYKGIPRKWQIGLLYNRQPVFAKLLAEVLHDEGNLLVGLNEPYVMTDETDYTLPVHAEQRGLPYVGIEIRQDLIGDAYGQQAWAERLGRLLPIACQRLGI; this is encoded by the coding sequence ATGACACAACCGTGTTTTCCCAACATCTTGTCCGCCGATGAACCGCCACCGGCGGCCATCGTCAATCAACAGGGTACGTCGCCGTTTCTATTGCTGTGTGACCATGCCTGCAACTCGCTGCCGCATAGCCTGGGTGACCTGGGGCTGCCGCCCGGCGAAATCGAGCGCCATATTGGCTGGGACATTGGGGCTTTGGGGGTTTCAACCCATCTGAGCGCCGCGCTCGATGCCACACTGGTTCATCAACGTTATTCACGGCTGGTCATTGACTGCAACCGCTCGCCGGCGGTGGAGAGTTCGATTCCCCAGATTTCCGAGCTGACGCCGGTGCCGGGTAATATGCGTCTCGATCCGATGGCTAGCCTGGCGCGGCAGCAGGCGTTTTTCTTCCCCTATCATCAGGCGATTGAACAGGTTATCGAGAGTCGCCTGGCGCGCCAGCAACCGACGATTGTGATTGCCATGCACAGTTTTACGCCGGTGTATAAAGGCATCCCACGCAAATGGCAAATTGGCCTGCTGTATAATCGCCAGCCGGTGTTTGCCAAACTGTTGGCGGAGGTGCTGCACGACGAGGGCAACCTGCTGGTTGGGTTAAATGAGCCTTATGTCATGACCGATGAAACCGACTATACCTTGCCGGTACACGCCGAACAGCGGGGTTTACCCTATGTTGGCATTGAGATTCGCCAGGATCTGATCGGTGACGCTTACGGCCAGCAAGCATGGGCTGAACGGCTGGGTCGCCTGTTGCCAATTGCGTGCCAACGCCTGGGTATTTGA
- a CDS encoding chromate transporter → MSQSNLLKNSQVTAAPSNLELFYGFLTLGLIGFGGVLPLAHRMLVDDRRWLSGEQFTELLGLCQFLPGGNVINLSVAVGMEFRGLRGACCALLGLICAPTAIVVGLGVVYSRFQHNAEVQHVFAGLAAAAAGLLLSTALKMLIPLRGRWLALAVVALCLMAIAWLRLPLLPTMLVVAPLSILLAWRKWL, encoded by the coding sequence ATGTCCCAATCAAACCTGTTAAAAAACAGTCAAGTAACTGCAGCACCGAGCAATCTTGAACTTTTCTACGGATTTTTAACCCTTGGGCTGATCGGCTTTGGCGGCGTCTTGCCGCTGGCGCACCGGATGCTGGTAGACGATCGACGCTGGCTGAGCGGTGAGCAGTTCACTGAACTACTGGGACTGTGTCAGTTTTTGCCTGGCGGTAACGTCATTAATCTCTCGGTGGCGGTCGGTATGGAGTTTCGCGGTCTGCGTGGCGCCTGCTGTGCGCTGTTGGGGCTGATTTGCGCTCCCACTGCGATAGTGGTTGGGCTGGGAGTGGTTTATAGCCGCTTTCAGCATAATGCCGAGGTACAACACGTGTTCGCCGGGCTGGCGGCGGCGGCTGCCGGTCTGTTGTTGTCTACCGCGCTGAAAATGCTGATACCGCTGCGCGGGCGCTGGCTGGCATTGGCGGTGGTGGCGCTTTGTCTGATGGCCATTGCCTGGCTGAGATTGCCGCTGTTGCCGACCATGCTGGTAGTGGCGCCGCTCAGCATCCTGTTGGCGTGGAGAAAATGGCTATGA
- a CDS encoding FNR family transcription factor, with the protein MIPEKRAIRRIQSGGCAIHCQDCSISQLCIPFTLNAHELDQLDNIIERKKPIQKGQTLFKAGDELKSLYAIRSGTIKSYTITEQGDEQITGFHLAGDLVGFDAIGGLKHPSFAQALETSMVCEIPFETLDDLSGKMPNLRQQIMRLMSGEIKGDQDMILLLSKKNAEERLAAFVYNLSRRFAERGFSPREFRLTMTRGDIGNYLGLTVETISRLLGRFQKSEILSVKGKYITIENVDALSVLAGTPRINVSVSA; encoded by the coding sequence ATGATCCCGGAAAAACGCGCGATACGTCGTATTCAGTCTGGTGGCTGTGCGATCCACTGCCAGGACTGTAGCATTAGCCAACTGTGTATTCCTTTCACTCTCAATGCACACGAGCTCGATCAGCTCGACAACATTATCGAAAGGAAAAAGCCGATTCAAAAAGGCCAAACGCTGTTCAAGGCCGGTGATGAATTGAAATCCCTGTACGCCATCCGCTCCGGAACCATAAAAAGCTACACCATCACCGAGCAAGGTGATGAGCAGATTACCGGTTTCCATCTGGCCGGCGATCTGGTGGGTTTTGATGCCATCGGTGGCTTAAAGCACCCAAGCTTTGCTCAGGCACTGGAAACCTCGATGGTGTGCGAGATCCCGTTCGAGACGCTGGACGATCTGTCAGGCAAAATGCCTAATTTGCGTCAACAAATCATGCGCTTGATGAGCGGCGAGATCAAAGGCGATCAGGACATGATTTTGCTGTTGTCGAAGAAAAACGCCGAAGAACGTCTGGCCGCATTTGTCTATAACCTTTCTCGACGCTTTGCCGAACGTGGATTTTCCCCCCGTGAGTTCCGCCTGACCATGACGCGCGGCGACATTGGCAATTACCTGGGTTTGACGGTTGAAACTATCAGTCGCCTGCTGGGGCGTTTCCAAAAAAGTGAAATCCTTAGCGTGAAAGGTAAATACATCACCATTGAAAACGTCGATGCGCTTTCAGTGCTGGCCGGTACGCCACGAATCAACGTTAGCGTTAGCGCCTAA
- a CDS encoding chromate transporter — MIPLLISLALLFTELSLMAFGGGFTILPEMQRQVVEVHQWMDAQEFNTLFAMAQAAPGPNMMIVPLIGWHVAGWAGLLVSSIAKFGPSSIVTLLVMGVWKRFKDRPWRRNVQAGLVPVTVGLVAASGVLIAESSATDWHLALLIVIATAAGINKRIHPLWVLAGGAVLGLLFA, encoded by the coding sequence ATGATTCCACTATTGATTTCTTTGGCGTTGCTCTTTACCGAGCTCTCGCTGATGGCGTTCGGCGGCGGTTTTACCATCTTGCCGGAAATGCAGCGTCAGGTGGTCGAAGTGCATCAGTGGATGGATGCGCAGGAGTTTAACACCCTGTTTGCCATGGCGCAGGCCGCGCCCGGGCCCAATATGATGATTGTACCGCTGATCGGCTGGCACGTTGCCGGCTGGGCCGGTCTGCTGGTGTCGTCGATTGCCAAGTTCGGCCCGTCGTCGATCGTCACGCTGCTGGTGATGGGTGTTTGGAAACGCTTTAAGGATCGACCATGGCGGCGCAACGTACAGGCTGGGCTGGTGCCGGTGACCGTCGGACTGGTGGCAGCCAGCGGCGTATTGATTGCCGAGTCGTCCGCCACTGATTGGCACCTGGCGCTACTGATCGTTATCGCCACCGCCGCCGGCATCAACAAACGCATTCATCCGTTGTGGGTGCTGGCCGGCGGGGCGGTGTTGGGCTTGCTGTTCGCCTGA
- a CDS encoding flagellar brake protein yields the protein MEHTDNGLFIKQERFEVLAILRNIYKQRTPLRVANQQQCFHSQILSVGADSIVFDCANDSLCASGEYRVIIESQDAKIEFLLDQAEITQHQQAQAISARLPKELVYIQRRRQFRITTPYWRQFLCSGSYPDGSPFQLRIHDLSAGGVGLRLDGPVPPCLESGFVFSKVQLDLGDYGNFKVNLELIAASDENVECEETGDLKHFTRLSCRFVGISVLTARKIHSAVIAFELDFNKKKKR from the coding sequence ATGGAGCACACTGATAACGGATTGTTTATCAAGCAGGAGCGGTTTGAAGTGCTGGCGATATTGCGCAATATCTATAAACAACGGACCCCGTTGCGCGTCGCCAACCAGCAACAGTGCTTCCACAGCCAGATATTGAGCGTTGGCGCTGACAGCATCGTGTTTGATTGCGCCAATGACAGCCTGTGTGCGTCCGGTGAATATCGCGTAATCATCGAAAGCCAGGACGCAAAAATAGAATTCTTGCTCGACCAGGCGGAAATTACGCAGCACCAGCAGGCGCAGGCTATTTCCGCACGCTTACCCAAAGAGTTGGTTTATATCCAACGACGCCGACAATTCCGCATTACCACGCCTTATTGGCGCCAGTTCCTGTGTAGCGGCAGCTACCCCGATGGTTCACCGTTTCAATTACGCATTCACGATCTGTCCGCTGGGGGCGTTGGGCTGCGGCTGGACGGTCCGGTGCCGCCATGCCTTGAATCCGGCTTCGTGTTCAGTAAGGTGCAGCTGGATTTGGGCGATTACGGCAACTTCAAGGTGAATCTGGAGCTGATCGCCGCCAGTGATGAAAACGTTGAATGTGAGGAGACGGGGGACCTAAAGCACTTTACCCGTCTGTCTTGCCGCTTTGTGGGCATCAGCGTTCTCACCGCGCGCAAGATCCACAGCGCGGTGATCGCCTTTGAGCTGGATTTCAACAAAAAGAAAAAGCGCTGA
- the ogt gene encoding methylated-DNA--[protein]-cysteine S-methyltransferase has translation MQTFLIDHMATPVGELVLIADEQGRLRAVDWTEHKARLMKLLNTHYRADRFQLQTQRNPGGLTDIMQRYFDGELDAINQVPVMTAGTEFQRTVWHQLRQIPCGEIITYGELAKRIGRPTASRAVGMANGSNPISIVVPCHRVIGSQGALTGYAGGVQRKQWLLQHEGYLPTTLL, from the coding sequence ATGCAAACATTTTTAATTGACCATATGGCGACGCCGGTCGGTGAGCTGGTGTTGATAGCCGATGAACAGGGTCGCCTGCGCGCCGTTGATTGGACCGAGCATAAAGCGCGCCTGATGAAACTGTTGAATACCCATTACCGCGCCGATCGTTTCCAATTGCAAACCCAGCGCAATCCCGGTGGCCTGACCGATATCATGCAGCGCTACTTCGACGGCGAACTCGACGCGATTAATCAGGTACCGGTGATGACCGCTGGCACCGAGTTTCAGCGAACCGTCTGGCATCAGCTACGCCAGATCCCCTGCGGCGAGATCATCACCTACGGCGAGCTGGCAAAACGCATTGGCCGCCCCACCGCCTCCCGTGCCGTGGGCATGGCCAATGGATCCAACCCGATCAGCATCGTGGTGCCCTGTCACCGGGTGATTGGTTCACAAGGTGCGCTCACCGGCTATGCCGGCGGCGTGCAGCGCAAACAGTGGTTGTTGCAACATGAAGGCTATTTGCCGACGACGCTGCTCTAA
- a CDS encoding LysR family transcriptional regulator, producing MNMIELRRLKAFVTVIEEGNITRAAERLFIQQPPLTRLLQGLEQQLGVQLLQRLPRGVRPTEAGNVLFDEARTLLARAEKLSEAVRRAARGEQGHIAVGFTSSAALHPFVPNLLRRYREILPGIATVLEEAGSGELMDALIDQRLDAAFVRSPLRDIPGLSIEPVLQENMLVALPPGHPLALADPSPLPLTALANEAFILYRRPAGQGLYDAILAACHRAGFSPHIVQEAPRLPATLSLVAAGLGLSIVPASMRRLGGDGIVYRAISDADELCAPLYLALRHNQQSPIVSRFRDLVTEALGEEQRLAAQ from the coding sequence ATGAATATGATCGAACTGCGCCGGCTGAAAGCGTTTGTTACCGTGATTGAGGAAGGCAATATTACCCGCGCCGCAGAGCGACTGTTTATCCAGCAGCCGCCACTGACCCGGTTATTGCAAGGTTTGGAGCAACAACTGGGCGTGCAGCTATTGCAGCGTTTGCCGCGCGGCGTGCGCCCCACCGAAGCCGGTAATGTGCTGTTCGATGAAGCCCGGACGCTGCTGGCGCGGGCGGAAAAACTCAGCGAGGCGGTACGCCGCGCGGCGCGTGGCGAGCAGGGGCATATCGCCGTCGGCTTCACCAGTTCGGCGGCGCTGCACCCGTTTGTCCCCAATCTGCTGCGCCGCTATCGGGAAATTTTGCCGGGCATTGCTACCGTACTGGAGGAAGCGGGCAGTGGCGAATTGATGGATGCGCTGATTGACCAGCGGCTTGATGCCGCATTCGTACGTTCACCGCTGCGCGATATTCCCGGCCTGAGTATTGAGCCGGTGCTGCAGGAAAACATGCTGGTGGCATTACCGCCCGGGCACCCTCTGGCGCTAGCTGATCCCTCGCCGTTGCCGTTGACGGCGCTGGCCAATGAAGCGTTTATTCTCTATCGACGCCCGGCAGGCCAGGGTTTGTATGATGCGATCCTCGCCGCCTGCCATCGCGCCGGATTCAGCCCGCATATCGTACAGGAAGCCCCGCGCCTACCGGCTACCCTCAGCCTGGTGGCCGCCGGGCTTGGATTGTCGATTGTGCCGGCGTCGATGCGCCGTCTGGGCGGCGATGGCATCGTATATCGCGCCATCAGCGACGCAGATGAACTTTGCGCCCCGCTGTATCTTGCGCTGCGCCATAACCAGCAATCACCGATCGTCAGCCGTTTCCGCGATCTGGTTACCGAGGCGCTCGGCGAGGAGCAGCGGCTGGCAGCGCAGTAG